The genomic stretch aaacaataatgcaactttaaatgtaaagttatagcacaaaatctttttcaggtatataaaatatataccatacaagtcaaaagtctggacatgCCTTCTGAAAATCACGTGTTAAACAACAAGATAGCGACAACCCTTAAGCATACCTCGAGGTTATGTAGTGATTACAAGGAAAGacatggagtgctgtgacagaagacctggcccccacaatccccccatCCTAAACCGTACAGAACTGAATGACTTGGATCAAAGAGTATGAGGAAGGTAGCTAACTTGTGTCCAGAGCTTGTGGAATCTCCTTCAgcactgttggagaagcattccaggtggctacatctggaagctggctgAAGGAATGCCAGGAATCAGCAGTGCTGTCATCGAAGGAAAAGGGGGAtattttgaagagtctaaaatTTGACAAATTgttgagatgttgaacacttctcttggctgttgcaatatttgatatgtattacttAAATGCCTTTTACATTAGGagcaggtgtgtccaaacttttgcaCCCATAATGACTGGTGCTGTAGAGTTAATTTATCATGGGAGGATATATGTGTCTGCATTTCATACTTATTCATACTAGCCTGTTTTTACTGAAACATGATTGCATCACATATCTACTGTATGATGTGTTCGTAAGCATAAGGAAGATTACTGATTAGCATTTTAGCAGGAAGGGAAATTTATCAGAAGGGGAATCAGAAGTGGCGTGTGAAGTCCATCCATACCTTTCCATAAATGCGTGCCCTGTTGCAGGCACAGTGCCAGAGCTGATTCTCGGATGCAGGGCATTGTGAGAGTTGAAATCGTCAAATGATCTGTATGGGATCAGTGGTGAGCAAGTGAGTGCAGAGAGAAGAGCCTTAGGGACCACATGGAACAGGCAGCCTAAGGTAAATACCAAGGAAAGAGAGCATAAGATTTGACAACTGGCTGGTGTCAATACTGGTCATTATCTGAACACTTCGTGCACTGAAATGGAAAAAGACGGCAACCCAAAGGTTAAATTTGTGGCTTGCACCAATGTAATGGCAAATTTTGAGTCATGTTTCTTCAATTGTCTGCATGTCTTATGCAAGTGATTATCTGGATGTTGATTTCCTGTCACCATAACCTGCTACACCCTCCCGCATGTAGAGTGCAATCCTGTTGAGTCTTCTATTTCTCAAGGGTGATTTGACAGTATAATATAGGATATGCCCAAATTTGGACACCAGTCTGTCACACATCTGCCACTTTGAAATCATATAAAtatcatataaataattttacatattattCAATTCTGGGCAAAATTAACATTAACTCTATATTTCTTTAGTAGGGAAGAGCCAAACTGGAGTTTGcgaaaaaaattttttttacacaGATGCATTCCCATGATGAACTGAAAAATAAGTCAAATTAAATGCTAAAATGCTGAATAAGCgaaaaatgttgctgtggtctcttaatttttttccagtgctGTATATCTGTATTATATGTATATTCTAAAGTTAAATTGGTAGGTGTTACTGttacttttgttgtttttcctaATTTTTATGACCTTCTAATTATAGGTGATAGTCTGTGGTTTCCGTATTGTTAAGTTGTATTAACATAAACATCATGTGGTCTGGTTTGGTGACTGTGGGATTAGTATTTATCGCCTATAAAACCTCAGGTCAATGTTCTGCTTCCAATTATGTTTGTCTGTAACAATTGCTTTGCAATCTGTAGACTGAGAGACTCTTCTGATCTGCAATTTGATATGGGAGTGTGGAGTTCTAGTAGGAAACGGCATCAAGGCCCTATTAGGGGAATCATATTGAATTGattaatgaagaaaaataaCAGCCATGCAATTTACTCTGGGATATATCCATTTGTTGCAGTATGCACGTATTAACATAGACATTGACCTCACACTCTCACATACCCATTCACTGCCttgccaaaaaaaaatcgaTCACCGTTAGAATTTAAAtaagcaaatacttaagagccaatgattggatcattattacagctgagcaacattatgcagcaataaaatgaagtcagctgagtacctaaATCTACTGAATGATCAGGTTATCTCATCAGTGGACGTCTTTCTCTTCCCTGATGGCATTGGAATGTTCCAGGATGACAAGATTCAtcggttcagggagcatgaggaatcattttcacacattaaCTGGCCTTCACAGAGTCCTGATCTTAATCCCATTGAAAGTCTTAGGGAATGTGCTGGAGAAGACTTTACAGGATGGTTCGACTCTTCTGTCATAGGTACAAGTTCTCAGCAAacaatgaatgcaaatctggatgaaagtAAATGTTGAGACGAATAAAGTTGCATAAGCCCATGGAAACAATGCTACGATGAATGTATGCTGTAATCAAAACTAAAGGCACTTCAGCAAAATATATCCAGGCAGTGCATAAGTAGCTAGCCTAATGTTAACTATTGAACATTTCCATCTTGCCCCTCAGCAGACGATGGTAGGGCACACATTCATACATACtttgggcaatttagagatgttAATTAATTCCCGTTAATTAAAACTGATTCACTCAAGAGTTAGGGTATGCTAAAGTCAACTAAAGATACTAAACTCTAAAATTAATGATGAAATAAAGCTAGCTTATTTGCCATTGAGATATTTTAATTCCAATTCATTCATATATGACCATTAGTGCACTGTATGTGTAATTGGATGGGGCTAATTGTAAGTAAGAACAAATCACATCCATGCCAGTAGATGTGTTGTATGTAGacgtatgtgtggagtttgctagTCCTCTTGCATGTGTTTCCTCCCAGGAGTCCAGTTTCCTTTCCGAGGTCCAAGGCATGCAGTTAGGTTAATtggcatctctgaattgcccatagtgaTTGCCCATAGTGATTGCACGTGattgtgtgtgtacatgtgaggtctgcaatggactggcatcccacctaGAGTTTTCCCATGCTTTGTGCCCCATGCTGCCTGAGAAACCTGAGATCTTTGTTTTCATAGGACAATTACCTTGTTCTGGACAAGTGtaggatgatggatggatttacaataaattgttttaatttGCTGTTTTGGAACCAATGGGGTTTATCTAATGCAGTTTTTATCTGTTCTTAGTGACATTCTCACTGTGCATGGTTAGGCCCCTGAAGAAATGACTTTGTTTTCTACATGCAGAAAGGATGTTTACTTTCATCAGCTGAAAACAGATAAGAGATAAGATTTACAAGACCTTCAGAGGTTCAATTGTGAATGCTCAGTGGGGGCATTGcagtctttttttttagcaCTGAGCAGTGAAATGTATAGCACTGAGCAGTGATGTAGTATATAGCTGAATTGTGGCTTGAGTTGTGCTGTCACCACACACGTGCTTTGAAGCCCACCTCTACCCtatgtgtgtgatgtttgaaTCTTTGTCCCTTGTGCTACCAATTACCGCTTGCATGCAGCTGTCTTGTGCTCCAGGTCCCCTGCCGACCCCGTACCTGCAAGATATATTTGGTGTTCGTCAGCTGACAGGGTTTGAGTAATGCACTTCTCTAGCTGTCCTTAGTGGTGTTCTCATGATGCGTTGTTTGGCCCCAGAAGAAGTTACCTTTCAAAGTTCTTTTTCTTCCCCACATATAAAGAGGACCTATGTGGATAGACTTCCATCTGCTGAAGAGAGATAACGTAGATAGCATTTGTGGGACCTTCAGAGGTTCCAGTGTGAGGACACAGAAGAACCACTGCAgccgttgtttttttttgttttgccaaGCATCTGGTTGATAAATAGGAATGGCAACATTGCTCAGTGAGTTGCACGGTTACTGCATGCCTTTAACACTGGCGGTTTGAATCACACGTCTGTCCTTGGTctgttgagtttgcatgtttgctCCTTGTCCTTAAGCTTTGCCCCCCCCTCATTCCAACGACATGCAGTTACCCTAATGGCACTTTCGCAGTGCCACCCAGAACCCGGCCATACCGAAAAGAGGCAGTTTTCCATTGTACATTATGGGAACCCTAACCCGATCCGTACCCTCACTGACCCATGGTCTTGCTTACTAGCAGGCGCCGAAAGCATGAATTACACAAGCTGattgcatcaccaccatctgattggttgaaatgcattgaGATGCCAGTGATCTCCGTTGATACGcatgggctaagcctgtgtgcctgtaatcacaaggtcgccggttcaagcccagcctcagcacatctgctgctccttgagcaaggcccttaacccccagctccctgggcgcctcagaaggtggctgcccttcgcagacagcttactccacaaagagcaagttcagggaggcgtaaagacaatttccccacagggattaatgaagtattgattattattattattattcattattagtggTATTGCACATTGCAATGTATTGATGTGTTCCGGATAACTCGGAACTTCGAAACAGCTAAAAGGAATGGATTCGTAAGGCAAAATTATGCAAGCTAATTCTAATTCTGCTAGTGTTTGAAGCTAACATAGCATGGTGATTCTCATGGGGGtgctagcagaaattagcacacagtaaatcatCATGTACACCATGTGAACAATAAATAATTATCTCTTCGATTTTATGTCTCTGTCGCTCTCCAATCCCGGCAATGTCTTTACCGAGccaacccttctgcagtggaaaaccaaagcaaGCTGGAACTTGGGTACAgcctggttcctgtatgccactGAAAAAGAGCCATAAGTCATGTCTCTGAATTGCAAGTAATGTTTGGTTGTTTGTTTAAGTGTCCTGCATTGGATTGGCATTCCAGCCTAGGTCCAGCCCAGCTTCCTGCAATAGGTTCCAGGCCCTGTGAACTTAACCACATTCGGTTGAAAGATGTATAGAAAAATATTAAGAGATGCaagatttattgtcatatgtattAAGTACAGGATGTACTAAAATACCGTGAAATGCTTAGTTGCATGTCTCCTCGCAGCCTGATGCttaagtaataataaatacaagTGTACAAAGTAAAAATTATTCGTATGTGTAATAATTATACTCCAAACTGAGGATTCTCTATTTCACCCCATAGGCCAATGCATGCAGCCATGGATTCTGGAAACAGCACATGTGAATCAATTGACGACTTCCGCAACAAGGTATACTCAACGGTCTATTCAATTATAACTGTCTTTGGCATGGTGGGAAACGGCTTTGCCTTATTCGTGCTGATCCGGACCTCCGTCCAGCAGTCTGCATTTCATGTCTACATGATAAACCTGGCCGTATCTGACCTGCTGTGTGTCACCACGCTACCTCTGCGTGTTTTGTACTACGTAAGCAAAGGCCATTGGTACCTCGGAGACTTCCTGTGCCGCATCAGCTCCTACGCCCTCTACGTCAACCTCTATTGCAGCATCTTCTTTATGGTGGCTATGAGCTTCACCCGCTTCCTGGCTATCGTCTTCCCGGTGCAGAACCTTAAACTAGTCAACGAGCGCAAGGCTCGATTCGTCTGTGCTGGCATCTGGATTTTCATCTGTGTTGCCAGTTCACCCTTCCTCCTAAGTGGGACTTACACTGACCCAGCTACCAACAAGACCAAGTGCTTTGAGCCACCAGAGCAGAAAGGGGGATTACAAAAGCTGAAGACACTCAACTATATTTCCTTAGTGGTGGGTTTTATCATTCCTTTCCTGGTTATCCTCCTGTGTTACGTAGGGATAATCCGCGCGTTGCTAACCAGCTCCACAAGCATGAATAAGCAGAGGCATACCCGCACCAAGGCTATCCGCATGATTGTAATCGTGATGTTGGTCTTCCTGGTTAGCTTCATGCCCTACCACATCCAGCGTACTGTCCACCTGCACGTCATGGGTCACAAGGACACCTCCTGTGAGGACATAATCTACATGCAGAAGTCTGTGGTGGTCACCCTCTGCTTGGCTGCCTCCAACTCCTGCTTCGACCCCATGCTCTACTTCTTCTCCGGGGAGAACTTCCGTCGCCGTG from Paramormyrops kingsleyae isolate MSU_618 chromosome 10, PKINGS_0.4, whole genome shotgun sequence encodes the following:
- the cysltr1 gene encoding cysteinyl leukotriene receptor 1, with the protein product MHAAMDSGNSTCESIDDFRNKVYSTVYSIITVFGMVGNGFALFVLIRTSVQQSAFHVYMINLAVSDLLCVTTLPLRVLYYVSKGHWYLGDFLCRISSYALYVNLYCSIFFMVAMSFTRFLAIVFPVQNLKLVNERKARFVCAGIWIFICVASSPFLLSGTYTDPATNKTKCFEPPEQKGGLQKLKTLNYISLVVGFIIPFLVILLCYVGIIRALLTSSTSMNKQRHTRTKAIRMIVIVMLVFLVSFMPYHIQRTVHLHVMGHKDTSCEDIIYMQKSVVVTLCLAASNSCFDPMLYFFSGENFRRRVSTFRKNSVSATQHRHRMACEPEALEQEQDKLQACNGPQGN